Proteins encoded in a region of the Burkholderia ubonensis subsp. mesacidophila genome:
- the maiA gene encoding maleylacetoacetate isomerase, translated as MKLYSYFRSSASYRVRIALHLKQLPFDYVPVHLLRDGGQQLKDEYRALSPDSLVPTLVDGDAALQQSLAIVEYLDEAHPEPPLLPKAPLDRAYVRSIALQIACEIHPLNNLRVLKYLKHMLQVPEEAKNDWYRHWIEAGFTTLEARLANDPRTGKLCFGDTPTLADICVVPQVFNANRFAIDTSRFPTIQRIYDYAMTLDAFKAAAPGAQPDAE; from the coding sequence ATGAAGCTTTACAGCTATTTCCGCAGTTCCGCCTCGTATCGCGTGCGGATCGCGCTGCACCTGAAGCAGCTGCCGTTCGACTACGTGCCGGTGCATCTGCTGCGCGACGGCGGCCAGCAACTGAAGGACGAATATCGCGCGCTGAGCCCGGATTCGCTGGTGCCGACGCTCGTCGACGGCGACGCGGCGCTGCAGCAGTCGCTCGCGATCGTCGAGTACCTGGACGAGGCTCATCCCGAGCCGCCGCTGCTGCCGAAAGCGCCGCTCGACCGTGCGTACGTGCGGTCGATCGCGCTGCAGATCGCGTGCGAGATCCACCCGCTCAACAACCTGCGCGTGCTGAAGTACCTGAAGCACATGCTCCAGGTGCCGGAAGAGGCGAAGAACGACTGGTATCGCCACTGGATCGAGGCGGGGTTCACGACGCTGGAAGCGCGCCTTGCGAACGATCCGCGCACCGGCAAGCTGTGCTTCGGCGATACGCCGACGCTTGCGGACATCTGCGTCGTGCCGCAGGTGTTCAATGCGAACCGCTTCGCGATCGACACGTCGCGCTTCCCGACGATCCAGCGGATTTACGATTACGCGATGACGCTCGACGCGTTCAAGGCGGCCGCGCCCGGCGCGCAGCCCGACGCCGAGTGA
- the ybiB gene encoding DNA-binding protein YbiB: MTASHDPAARPAEPFHSARFIKEIGRGPHGARALSAEDTFELYRAMLDARVSDLELGAILIAYRLKGETADELAAMLAAAHASFEPVHVRDGAFRAVSIPSYNGARKQPNLVPLLALLLAREGVPVLVHGVTHDPGRVTSAEIFAALSIAPSASHAGIEDMLAERRVAFAPIDTLAPQLARLLAMRGVLGVRNSTHTLVKILQPFAPAGLRLVNYTHPPYRDSLAQLFRGHPDAAQGGALLARGTEGEAVADTRRQVQVDWLHDGVCDTLIEAERSSADAPPVALPESRDAATTAAWTDAVLRGEMPVPETVARQVETIVRVVRRGA, encoded by the coding sequence ATGACCGCTTCCCACGATCCCGCCGCCCGCCCGGCCGAGCCGTTCCACAGTGCCCGCTTCATCAAGGAAATCGGGCGCGGACCGCATGGCGCGCGCGCGCTGTCCGCCGAAGACACCTTCGAGCTGTATCGGGCGATGCTCGACGCGCGCGTGTCGGACCTCGAACTCGGCGCGATCCTGATCGCGTATCGCCTGAAGGGTGAGACCGCCGACGAGCTGGCCGCGATGCTGGCCGCCGCACACGCGTCGTTCGAGCCCGTGCACGTGCGCGACGGCGCGTTCCGCGCGGTGTCGATCCCGAGCTACAACGGCGCGCGCAAGCAGCCGAACCTCGTGCCGCTGCTCGCGCTCTTGCTCGCGCGCGAAGGCGTGCCGGTGCTCGTGCACGGCGTCACGCACGATCCGGGCCGCGTGACGAGCGCCGAGATCTTCGCCGCGCTGTCGATCGCGCCGTCGGCATCGCACGCCGGGATCGAGGACATGCTCGCCGAACGCCGCGTCGCGTTCGCGCCGATCGACACGCTCGCGCCGCAGCTCGCGCGCCTGCTGGCGATGCGCGGCGTGCTCGGCGTGCGCAACTCGACGCATACGCTCGTGAAGATCCTGCAGCCGTTCGCGCCCGCGGGCCTGCGGCTCGTCAACTACACGCATCCGCCGTACCGCGACAGTCTCGCGCAGCTGTTCCGCGGCCATCCTGACGCGGCGCAGGGCGGCGCGTTGCTCGCGCGCGGCACCGAAGGCGAGGCCGTTGCCGACACGCGGCGCCAGGTGCAGGTCGACTGGCTGCACGACGGCGTCTGCGACACGCTGATCGAAGCGGAGCGCTCGTCGGCCGACGCGCCGCCCGTCGCGCTGCCGGAATCGCGCGATGCGGCCACGACCGCGGCCTGGACGGACGCCGTGCTGCGCGGCGAGATGCCGGTGCCCGAGACGGTCGCGCGACAGGTCGAGACGATCGTGCGCGTCGTCCGCCGCGGCGCCTGA